One segment of Allorhodopirellula heiligendammensis DNA contains the following:
- a CDS encoding arylsulfatase, which produces MNINRHILLNGIVVFTMIVLAPFARAQSETTGTLGSPSATTTIPGNQIPAPDPKFGGTIQKNATQSKAWWAPRVVPPKESPNVLLIMTDDVGFGAPSTFGGVIPTPALDRVANSGLRYTNFNSTSLCSPTRAALITGRNHHSVGFGVISEQSTGFPGYNSIIPKDKATIGQTLLDNGFATSWFGKNHNTPTFTASQVGPFDQWPIGMGFEYFYGFVGGDTSQWQPNLYRNTTPIYPYVGNPNWNLTTAQADDAIAWMNRIDQIDPTKPFFCYYVPGGTHAPHHATPEWIKKIEDMHLFDEGWNELRQTIYANQKKLGVIPQDAKLTPWPDDLLKQWEDLTADEKKLFIRQVNVYAAYLAYTDHEIGRVIQAVEDIGRLDNTIIVYISGDNGGSVEGTLVGTPNEVASFNGVEVPVDVQLDKFYDVWGSDETYNHMAVPWSWALDTPFKWSKQIASHFGGIRQGMCVSWPGHIDDEGGVRDQFHHVIDVVPTILEVCGIPAPQEVNGIPQAPMEGVSFAYTFAKENADSPSTHKTQYFEMMGDHAIYHEGWIASTKVIRPPWQIVGPVNQNPYGNVTWELYDLNNDWTQFHDVAAENPAKLAEMKKLFLQQAEKYQVLPLDASVATRLVSPRPNITAGRTEFVYRVPMTGVPQGDSPLILNTSYTITAEVEIPDGGAEGILLTSGGRFGGYGFYLLKGKPVFLWNLVDLDRQRWEGHEEIAPGKHTIEFDFQYDGLGDGTLAFNSMSGIGRSGTGILKVDGREVATQKMEKTIPLILQWDETFDIASDTGTPVDDTDYQIPFEFTGTLNKLTLKMDRPELSPDDIKKLEAATRNNRASE; this is translated from the coding sequence ATGAATATCAATCGACACATCCTGCTCAACGGGATCGTCGTGTTCACCATGATCGTGTTGGCGCCATTCGCGAGGGCGCAGAGCGAAACCACCGGTACGCTTGGCTCGCCGAGTGCCACCACCACGATCCCAGGAAACCAAATCCCCGCCCCCGACCCCAAATTCGGTGGAACCATTCAGAAGAACGCGACGCAGTCCAAAGCCTGGTGGGCGCCGCGTGTGGTGCCGCCCAAGGAATCGCCCAACGTGCTGCTGATCATGACCGACGATGTTGGCTTCGGCGCCCCGAGCACCTTCGGCGGTGTCATTCCCACGCCCGCCCTCGATCGCGTTGCTAATAGCGGGCTGCGATATACGAATTTCAATTCCACTTCGCTCTGCTCGCCCACGCGCGCGGCCTTGATCACCGGACGGAACCATCATTCGGTGGGCTTCGGGGTGATTTCCGAACAATCGACAGGCTTTCCTGGCTACAACAGCATCATTCCCAAGGACAAAGCCACGATTGGCCAGACGCTACTGGACAATGGATTTGCCACAAGTTGGTTTGGTAAAAACCACAACACGCCGACATTCACCGCGAGCCAAGTCGGCCCTTTCGACCAGTGGCCGATTGGCATGGGATTTGAATATTTCTACGGATTCGTCGGAGGTGACACGAGTCAGTGGCAGCCCAATTTATATCGCAACACCACGCCGATTTATCCCTACGTGGGCAACCCTAACTGGAACCTGACCACTGCCCAAGCCGACGATGCGATCGCTTGGATGAACCGTATCGACCAGATTGATCCTACCAAGCCGTTCTTCTGCTATTACGTCCCGGGAGGCACGCACGCCCCACATCATGCGACGCCGGAGTGGATAAAGAAGATCGAAGACATGCACTTGTTCGATGAGGGTTGGAATGAACTGCGTCAAACGATCTACGCCAACCAGAAGAAACTTGGCGTGATTCCCCAGGACGCGAAGTTGACGCCTTGGCCGGATGACTTGTTGAAGCAGTGGGAAGACCTCACTGCTGACGAAAAGAAGCTGTTCATCCGCCAAGTGAATGTCTATGCCGCCTATCTCGCCTACACTGATCATGAGATCGGACGCGTGATTCAAGCGGTCGAGGACATCGGCAGACTTGACAACACGATCATCGTTTACATCAGTGGTGATAACGGCGGCAGCGTCGAGGGCACGCTCGTAGGAACACCCAATGAAGTCGCCTCGTTCAATGGCGTCGAAGTTCCCGTCGACGTGCAGTTGGACAAGTTCTACGACGTGTGGGGCAGCGACGAAACATACAACCACATGGCAGTGCCATGGTCGTGGGCGTTGGATACGCCGTTCAAGTGGTCGAAGCAAATTGCGTCGCACTTCGGCGGCATCCGGCAGGGGATGTGCGTCTCGTGGCCGGGACACATCGACGACGAGGGGGGCGTCCGAGATCAGTTTCATCATGTGATCGACGTCGTGCCGACCATCTTGGAAGTTTGCGGTATCCCTGCGCCGCAAGAGGTCAATGGGATTCCCCAAGCACCGATGGAAGGGGTCAGCTTTGCATATACTTTCGCGAAGGAGAACGCAGACTCGCCTTCGACTCATAAAACGCAATACTTCGAGATGATGGGCGATCACGCCATCTATCACGAAGGCTGGATCGCCAGCACCAAGGTCATCCGTCCGCCGTGGCAAATCGTCGGCCCGGTCAATCAGAATCCCTACGGAAACGTGACGTGGGAATTATACGACCTCAACAACGACTGGACACAGTTCCATGACGTTGCCGCTGAAAACCCCGCCAAGCTTGCCGAGATGAAAAAGCTCTTCTTGCAGCAGGCAGAAAAGTATCAAGTTCTACCGCTCGACGCTTCAGTGGCGACTCGGCTGGTCTCACCGCGACCAAACATCACCGCTGGACGTACCGAGTTTGTCTACAGGGTACCGATGACGGGTGTCCCCCAAGGAGACTCTCCGTTGATCTTGAACACGTCGTACACCATCACCGCGGAGGTCGAGATCCCCGACGGTGGTGCTGAAGGAATCCTGTTGACCTCAGGCGGACGATTCGGCGGCTACGGATTTTACCTGCTCAAAGGCAAACCCGTATTTCTGTGGAATTTGGTGGACCTCGATCGTCAACGCTGGGAAGGCCACGAGGAGATTGCGCCTGGCAAACATACTATTGAGTTCGATTTCCAATACGATGGCTTGGGCGACGGTACGCTGGCGTTCAATAGTATGAGCGGGATCGGCCGCAGCGGTACGGGCATCCTCAAAGTCGACGGTCGAGAAGTCGCCACACAAAAAATGGAGAAGACAATTCCGCTGATCTTGCAGTGGGACGAGACTTTCGACATCGCAAGCGATACTGGAACGCCCGTTGACGACACGGATTACCAAATCCCGTTCGAATTTACCGGCACGTTGAACAAGCTGACGCTCAAAATGGATCGCCCGGAACTGTCACCAGACGACATCAAAAAACTCGAAGCGGCGACGCGAAACAATCGGGCGAGCGAGTAG